Proteins found in one Aethina tumida isolate Nest 87 chromosome 1, icAetTumi1.1, whole genome shotgun sequence genomic segment:
- the LOC109609162 gene encoding DNA polymerase alpha subunit B isoform X1 yields MATTETIKTFFQDVNVTPSDPVLKKCLEICHKYNVDAEDFVDQWLAYTASNANGAIPTIEELTKMERKEFQKQNKESFVPKKNVQSTPSRISNIIENDLESSALVNSYGGGTPKSNKNFNNVRTPDHPRRLQSTSLNFESQETTNIYSSPAQTKSQSNAYSQRSDSRAVLCTHGDPTATYTRTDDIQLFVRMFGDEEHSLTSKSKYMYEIMGSKARYLSIMTEWLGDFMLKKHNLTLSEGSLKSFTGPMTTFGRIVSDSDGKINVQSTLLEGSQLVNFAHTVSLNLNKVPKYSLFPGQVVMVEGNNAHNGTFFADKIISDALPTLPLEPPNFYGTMQIMIASGPFTLPSNLSYEPLNDLLKYAAEYQPHLLILLGPFLDTDHEGILNGQLTDPFVSFFESLIENIAVTLQDVDTQVVIVASSKDAHHDPVYPTPPYCTRGAYEKIRFVPDPCMLDVNGLVIGATSADVLFDISNFELYQDRNPSGPVDRLGRLASHLLQQQSFYPLYPPSKDMCIDHELLEQHGFIEYIPHILILPSTLRYFIKNISGCLVINPERSTKGYGAGTFAKVEIKSGTSNSICSRASCQILRV; encoded by the exons ATGGCTACCACAGAGACAATCAAAACCTTCTTTCAAGACGTTAACGTTACACCTTCGGACCCGGTTCTAAAGAAAT GTCTAGAAATTtgtcataaatataatgtgGACGCCGAAGACTTTGTGGATCAGTGGTTGGCATACACTGCTTCCAATGCAAATGGGGCCATACCAACAATTGAAGAGCTCACCAAAATGGAACGGAAAGAGTTCCAAAAGCAGAACAAGGAGAGTTTTGTTCCAAAGAAAAATGTTCAGTCCACACCTTCCAGAATAAGTAACATCATTGAAAATGATTT AGAGTCATCGGCTCTAGTGAATTCTTATGGTGGAGGGACACCTAAG agcaacaaaaattttaacaatgttcGGACTCCAGATCATCCAAGAAGATTGCAAAGCACctccttaaattttgagtCACAGGAAACCACAAATATATACAGTAGCCCAGCAca GACTAAATCTCAGTCAAACGCATACAGCCAAAGATCCGATTCAAGAGCGGTGTTGTGCACGCATGGAGACCCGACAGCCACATACACAAGAACCGACGACATTCAGTTGTTCGTTCGAATGTTCGGTGATGAAGAACACTCGTTGACGTCGAAATCGAAATACATGTACGAAATAATGGGCAGCAAAGCCAGATACTTGAGCATTATGACGGAGTGGTTGGGGGACTTCATGTTGAAAAAGCATAATCTCACACTTTCGGAAGGATCGTTGAAAAGTTTTACG GGACCCATGACAACATTCGGAAGGATCGTTTCGGACTCCGATGGAAAAATTAACGTCCAATCTACGTTGTTGGAAGGAAGTCAGCTTGTGAATTTCGCCCATACCGTTTCGTTGAATCTCAACAAGGTGCCCAAATATTCCCTGTTTCCCGGACAAGTCGTGATGGTTGAAGGCAACAATGCCCACAATGGTACATTCTTCGCCGACAAGATTATTTCTGACGCTTTGCCGACTTTACCCCTCGAACCGCCCAACTTTTATG GTACCATGCAAATAATGATTGCTTCCGGACCATTCACCCTACCCAGCAACCTGTCGTACGAGCCCCTGAACGATCTGTTGAAATACGCGGCGGAATACCAGCCGCACTTGCTTATTCTCCTCGGTCCGTTCCTCGACACAGACCACGAAGGTATTTTGAACGGACAACTGACTGATCCTTTCGTATCCTTCTTCGAAAGCCTCATTGAAAATATAGCCGTTACCCTACAAGATGTGGACACTCAAGTTGTAATCGTGGCCTCGTCTAAAGATGCACATCACGACCCCGTTTATCCCACACCTCCTTACTGTACCAGAGGGGCGTATGAGAAAATTAGATTTGTACCGGATCCGTGCATGTTGGACGTAAATGGACTTGTAATTGGAGCGACTTCTGCTGacgttttatttgatataagtAACTTTGAGCTCTATCA AGATCGGAATCCATCGGGACCGGTGGACAGATTGGGGAGATTAGCCTCGCATCTTTTGCAGCAACAAAGCTTTTATCCATTGTACCCTCCCAGTAAAGACATGTGCATTGATCATGAACTTCTCGAGCAACATGGCTTCATCGAATATATTCCGCATATTTTGATTTTGCCATCAACTTTGAGATACTTCATTAAG AATATCAGTGGCTGTCTTGTGATAAACCCAGAAAGATCTACCAAAGGATATGGAGCTGGCACTTTCGCAAAAGTGGAAATTAAGTCTGGAACAAGTAATTCTATTTGCAGCAGAGCTTCATGCCAAATATTacgtgtttaa
- the LOC109609162 gene encoding DNA polymerase alpha subunit B isoform X2, producing MSFFFIARCERVFFGCIFFPFLSNKNFNNVRTPDHPRRLQSTSLNFESQETTNIYSSPAQTKSQSNAYSQRSDSRAVLCTHGDPTATYTRTDDIQLFVRMFGDEEHSLTSKSKYMYEIMGSKARYLSIMTEWLGDFMLKKHNLTLSEGSLKSFTGPMTTFGRIVSDSDGKINVQSTLLEGSQLVNFAHTVSLNLNKVPKYSLFPGQVVMVEGNNAHNGTFFADKIISDALPTLPLEPPNFYGTMQIMIASGPFTLPSNLSYEPLNDLLKYAAEYQPHLLILLGPFLDTDHEGILNGQLTDPFVSFFESLIENIAVTLQDVDTQVVIVASSKDAHHDPVYPTPPYCTRGAYEKIRFVPDPCMLDVNGLVIGATSADVLFDISNFELYQDRNPSGPVDRLGRLASHLLQQQSFYPLYPPSKDMCIDHELLEQHGFIEYIPHILILPSTLRYFIKNISGCLVINPERSTKGYGAGTFAKVEIKSGTSNSICSRASCQILRV from the exons ATgtcctttttttttattgcacgTTGTGAGCGCGTCTTTTTTGGCTGCATTTTTTTCCCGTTCCTT agcaacaaaaattttaacaatgttcGGACTCCAGATCATCCAAGAAGATTGCAAAGCACctccttaaattttgagtCACAGGAAACCACAAATATATACAGTAGCCCAGCAca GACTAAATCTCAGTCAAACGCATACAGCCAAAGATCCGATTCAAGAGCGGTGTTGTGCACGCATGGAGACCCGACAGCCACATACACAAGAACCGACGACATTCAGTTGTTCGTTCGAATGTTCGGTGATGAAGAACACTCGTTGACGTCGAAATCGAAATACATGTACGAAATAATGGGCAGCAAAGCCAGATACTTGAGCATTATGACGGAGTGGTTGGGGGACTTCATGTTGAAAAAGCATAATCTCACACTTTCGGAAGGATCGTTGAAAAGTTTTACG GGACCCATGACAACATTCGGAAGGATCGTTTCGGACTCCGATGGAAAAATTAACGTCCAATCTACGTTGTTGGAAGGAAGTCAGCTTGTGAATTTCGCCCATACCGTTTCGTTGAATCTCAACAAGGTGCCCAAATATTCCCTGTTTCCCGGACAAGTCGTGATGGTTGAAGGCAACAATGCCCACAATGGTACATTCTTCGCCGACAAGATTATTTCTGACGCTTTGCCGACTTTACCCCTCGAACCGCCCAACTTTTATG GTACCATGCAAATAATGATTGCTTCCGGACCATTCACCCTACCCAGCAACCTGTCGTACGAGCCCCTGAACGATCTGTTGAAATACGCGGCGGAATACCAGCCGCACTTGCTTATTCTCCTCGGTCCGTTCCTCGACACAGACCACGAAGGTATTTTGAACGGACAACTGACTGATCCTTTCGTATCCTTCTTCGAAAGCCTCATTGAAAATATAGCCGTTACCCTACAAGATGTGGACACTCAAGTTGTAATCGTGGCCTCGTCTAAAGATGCACATCACGACCCCGTTTATCCCACACCTCCTTACTGTACCAGAGGGGCGTATGAGAAAATTAGATTTGTACCGGATCCGTGCATGTTGGACGTAAATGGACTTGTAATTGGAGCGACTTCTGCTGacgttttatttgatataagtAACTTTGAGCTCTATCA AGATCGGAATCCATCGGGACCGGTGGACAGATTGGGGAGATTAGCCTCGCATCTTTTGCAGCAACAAAGCTTTTATCCATTGTACCCTCCCAGTAAAGACATGTGCATTGATCATGAACTTCTCGAGCAACATGGCTTCATCGAATATATTCCGCATATTTTGATTTTGCCATCAACTTTGAGATACTTCATTAAG AATATCAGTGGCTGTCTTGTGATAAACCCAGAAAGATCTACCAAAGGATATGGAGCTGGCACTTTCGCAAAAGTGGAAATTAAGTCTGGAACAAGTAATTCTATTTGCAGCAGAGCTTCATGCCAAATATTacgtgtttaa
- the LOC109609166 gene encoding uncharacterized protein LOC109609166 — MDQYKLIAIVKNHPLLWDRNNEYFNNKEFKENAWKNIASMMGSTVEICKNTLKGLREKYVREREKAQEGHSNWDMLKYLSFLDPHIIERQKYSMYTSTHNLQDSSNINTSFSSPVPLSFDKQLINVVRKTEQIWNRNSNSYTMNRHVKNDLWQEIGKQMNKDGHYCMLRWKALREKYIRQKNKAQQAGEQKWELLEDLQFLDQVILYRRKPTDSDGSTSSYSFMNSVQHSNFGFNNEQGRKIENSFCSGSDDNSLNDSSSDFIIKVEAEIPDSSHNSAEVAQNKTDYPAPQVRTTSYQKPDSSYVNSNDSSDRKTSQSENSEPEPKRIKYESAEENTPEKLFGNLVVLMLMRKPEAERNLAMVEIMKILSK, encoded by the exons ATggatcaatataaattaattgcgaTTGTTAAAAATCACCCGCTACTTTGGGACAGGAACAACGAATACTTCAACAACAAGGAGTTTAAGGAAAACGCATGGAAAAACATAGCTAGCATGATGGGCAGCACAG TTGAAATATGCAAAAATACCCTTAAGGGATTGCGGGAGAAGTACGTGAGGGAGAGGGAGAAGGCGCAGGAGGGCCACTCCAACTGGGACATGCTGAAGTACCTGAGTTTCCTGGATCCACATATAATAGAGAGGCAGAAGTATTCGATGTACACCTCCACCCACAACTTGCAGGACTCCTCCAACATAAACACAAGCTTCTCTTCCCCAGTGCCATTGTCCTTTGATAAACAGTTGATAAATGTGGTGAGGAAAACGGAACAAATTTGGAACAGGAACAGTAACTCGTACACCATGAATAGGCATGTAAAAAACGATCTGTGGCAAGAAATAGGGAAGCAAATGAATAAAGACGGTCATTATTGTATGTTAAGGTGGAAAGCCTTAAGAGAAAAGTACATACGACAGAAAAACAAAGCTCAACAAGCTGGTGAACAAAAGTGGGAACTTCTTGAGGACTTGCAATTCTTAGACCAAGTTATACTCTACAGGAGAAAACCCACAGACAGTGACGGATCGACAAGTAGTTATAGTTTTATGAACAGTGTTCAACATTCCAATTTTGGCTTTAATAACGAACAGGGGAGGAAAATCGAAAACTCATTCTGTTCCGGCAGCGACGACAATTCACTGAACGATTCCTCAAGTGATTTCATCATTAAAGTTGAAGCTGAAATACCGGACAGTTCTCATAATTCGGCAGAAGTTGCTCAAAATAAAACGGACTATCCCGCACCTCAAGTTAGGACTACGTCTTATCAAAAACCGGACAGTTCATATGTAAATTCGAATGACAGTAGTGATAGGAAAACGTCCCAAAGTGAAAATAGTGAACCGGAACCCAAGAGGATCAAATATGAAAGTGctgaagaaaatacacctGAAAAACTGTTTGGTAATTTGGTCGTTCTGATGCTGATGCGGAAACCTGAAGCTGAAAGAAATTTGGCCATGGTCGAAATCATGAAAATTCTTTCCAAGTAA
- the LOC126264334 gene encoding transcription factor Adf-1-like — protein MDQYRLITIVRHNLTLWDRSSEYFNDKEVKQHVWDKVADSLGSTADECKNVFKGLREKYIREREKFQNGQLPTWELFHHLTFLEPHIVERQKYSIYNSNQKESSNMNVSHCNPQSFDRNLINIVRKTEQIWNRNSNSYTMNRSLKNELWKEIGKKLNRDERYCMLRWKALREKYIRQKNKAQQLGEPRWELLEDLQFLDPVILYRRKADASACNYSIMNQQQSFNGLHNELVARNNEHFYPASDDNSLNDSNEMTIKLEAETESPDSSLDMTQSDQTDAYPYENPDSSYRNTSDIDARDALPSENDEPDAKKAKTDDDEGNTPEKLFGNMVVLMLMRKPEAERNLAMVEIMKVLSK, from the exons ATGGATCAATACAGATTAATTACAATCGTTAGGCACAATTTGACGTTGTGGGACAGGAGCTCCGAATACTTCAACGACAAGGAGGTTAAGCAACATGTCTGGGACAAAGTTGCTGATTCGTTGGGTTCTACAG CGGATGAATGCAAAAACGTTTTCAAAGGACTAAGGGAGAAATATATCCGGGAACGGGAGAAGTTCCAGAACGGACAACTACCTACTTGGGAGCTGTTCCATCATTTAACTTTCTTGGAACCACACATAGTGGAGCGCCAAAAATACTCAATATACAACAGCAACCAGAAGGAATCATCAAATATGAATGTATCACATTGCAATCCTCAATCTTTCGATAGAAacctaattaatattgtgcGGAAGACGGAACAGATATGGAACAGAAACTCCAACTCGTACACGATGAACAGAAGTTTGAAAAACGAATTGTGGAAGGAAATAGGGAAGAAACTGAACAGAGACGAGAGGTATTGCATGCTGCGTTGGAAGGCGTTAAGGGAGAAGTACATCCGCCAGAAAAACAAAGCCCAGCAGTTGGGCGAGCCTAGATGGGAGCTGCTGGAAGATCTGCAATTCCTAGACCCGGTCATACTCTACAGAAGGAAAGCCGATGCGTCTGCTTGCAATTACTCCATCATGAACCAGCAACAAAGCTTCAACGGTCTTCACAACGAACTCGTCGCAAGGAACAACGAGCACTTCTACCCAGCCAGCGACGACAATTCGCTTAACGATTCCAACGAGATGACCATCAAGTTGGAGGCCGAGACCGAAAGTCCGGACAGTTCGTTGGACATGACGCAGAGTGATCAAACGGATGCGTACCCCTACGAGAATCCAGACAGTTCCTACCGCAACACCAGCGATATTGACGCCAGGGATGCGTTGCCCAGCGAAAACGACGAACCGGACGCTAAGAAAGCGAAGACGGATGATGACGAAGGGAATACACCTGAAAAGTTATTCGGGAACATGGTCGTACTGATGCTGATGCGCAAACCGGAAGCCGAACGGAATCTGGCCATGGTCGAGATAATGAAAGTTCTTTCCAAgtga
- the LOC109609134 gene encoding uncharacterized protein LOC109609134 translates to MHLTALLYLLLCTSCYSSRMSAKNDCRLSRSCYKENDEEESTMSNLAFYRMTLFENPVYLILLIILGTFIFLFLLGFIKGVLGLFVSKKIGSAGLHLLIDLPRNLHEYQEYELKHRCIIYDVAGWPVHPDTRERSVRAMTKNMEFCLNLVFFFLYPMSKIVHLCSLCCCIETVHEHDEEAKYLNEGNITMDMYEDELREEEDTNYVINILKTSKSSLCRHN, encoded by the exons ATGCATTTAACAGCactattgtatttattgttgtgtACTAGCTGCTATTCATCAAGGATGAGTGCAAAAAATGATTGCAGATTATCGAGAAGTTGCTATAAAGAAAACGATGAGGAAGAAAGCACCATGTCAAATTTAGCCTTCTACCGGATGACACTTTTTGAAAATCCAGTGTATCTTATACTCCTAATAATATTGGGCacgtttattttcttattcctTCTAG GTTTTATTAAAGGCGTGTTAGGCTTATTTGTATCCAAGAAAATAGGTTCTGCTGgactacatttattaattgatctcCCAAGAAACTTGCACGAGTACCAAGAATACGAATTAAAGCACAGATGTATAATTTACGACGTAGCAGGCTGGCCCGTTCATCCCGATACGAGGGAAAGAAGTGTACGTGCAATGACCAA aaacatggaattttgtttaaatctggtcttcttctttttatatCCAATGtctaaaattgttcatttatgTTCCTTGTGTTGTTGTATTGAGACTGTCCATGAGCATGATGAAGAAGCAAAATACTTAAATGAAGGAAAT ATTACAATGGACATGTATGAAGATGAGTTGAGAGAAGAGGAAGACACAAATTACGTTATTAACATACTGAAGACCAGTAAATCAAGTTTATGTagacataattaa
- the LOC109609137 gene encoding probable ATP-dependent RNA helicase DDX43, whose protein sequence is MNDDWDNDLPDAVRYTSPTYQKPAAPSDDTWGEWGNSNAESNRNEQSGGRDKRGRDNYGWGNGERKNTWSNSRGGGDKYQSGRYNRDQRGKDRNYRGGDRNNAGGGKDNMEVIQIPTNKVGRVIGRGGAKISDLQFNSGARINITKESDGENTNVKIFGSDDNIRKAKELIMELTTEAPPPAQFVEEPKEEPKEERTLDWNTWLTECDKRTAEKWAKFPPIIKKFYEEHPEVSVLSESEVEEFREENNNIVVDRTFKSVDAAPIPKPVKTFMHAFHNYPGILEEIRKAGFEKPSPIQCQAWPVLLSGQDMIGIAQTGTGKTLAFLLPALIHIDGQGIKTEERGGPAVLIMAPTRELAMQIDREVKKYKYKDIKSVCLYGGASRREQVREVTDGVDIIIATPGRLNDLVASGQLDVKPVTYVVLDEADRMLDMGFEPQIRKVMYLIRPTRHTVMTSATWPLGVRRLADSYMKDPVQVYVGSLDLAATHTVSQKIIMVKDDDEKMAMVMDFIRNLTPEQKIIVFCGKKAMAIELTCEINLNGIRCQALHGDREQVDREQALLDITSGEVQILIATDLASRGLDIDNITHVINFDFPRNIEEYVHRVGRTGRAGRFGESISYFTRSDWGSAKELIAILEEANQDIPEELYSMSTRYEVWKKKKDADRPRGGGRRGGFGGGGGGGGGSKWY, encoded by the exons ATGAATGACGACTGGGACAACGATTTGCCCGATGCAGTGCGGTACACATCGCCCACTTATCAAAAGCCCGCAGCCCCGTCAGATGACACTTGGGGTGAATGGGGCAACTCGAATGCCGAGAGCAACAGGAATGAACAGTCAGGTGGACGGGACAAGAGGGGCCGCGACAACTACGGATGGGGTAATGGGGAGCGCAAGAACACCTGGAGCAATTCCAGGGGTGGTGGAGACAAATATCAGTCTGGCAGGTACAACAGAGACCAGAGAGGCAAAGACCGTAACTACAGAGGTGGAGACCGCAATAATGCAGGAGGAGGCAAGGATAATATGGAAGTTATCCAGATTCCAACCAACAAAGTCGGCAGAgtaattg gtaGGGGAGGCGCCAAAATCTCCGATTTGCAGTTCAATTCAGGAGCTCGCATTAATATTACCAAGGAGAGTGATGGGGAAAATACAAATGTAAAGATTTTTGGGTCCGACGATAACATTCGTAAGGCTAAAGAGCTCATAATGGAGTTAACAACTGAAGCTCCTCCGCCAGCGCAGTTTGTGGAGGAACCTAAAGAGGAACCAAAAGAGGAACGCACTCTGGACTGGAACACCTGGTTGACAGAATGC GACAAAAGAACGGCTGAAAAATGGGCCAAGTTCCCTCCAATCATAAAGAAGTTCTACGAAGAACATCCAGAGGTCTCGGTGTTGTCTGAGTCCGAAGTTGAGGAATTCCGCGAAGAGAACAACAACATTGTTGTAGATCGCACGTTCAAATCGGTGGACGCAGCCCCGATTCCGAAACCGGTTAAAACTTTCATGCACGCCTTCCACAATTACCCGGGAATATTGGAAGAAATTAGGAAGGCGGGCTTCGAAAAACCTTCGCCAATTCAGTGCCAAGCTTGGCCCGTGCTGTTGAGTGGACAAGatatgatcggtatcgcgcaGACTGGTACGGGAAAGACGCTGGCGTTCTTGTTGCCGGCTCTCATCCATATTGACGGTCAAGGAATTAAAACAGAGGAGCGAGGTGGCCCAGCAGTTCTCATCATGGCCCCTACCAGAGAGCTGGCTATGCAAATTGACAGGGAGGTCAAGAAATACAAGTATAAGGACATCAAATC tgtgTGTCTATATGGCGGTGCCTCTCGTAGAGAACAAGTCAGAGAAGTTACTGACGGAGTAGACATAATAATTGCCACGCCAGGAAGACTGAACGATCTTGTTGCCTCAG gACAATTGGACGTGAAACCAGTGACGTATGTGGTTTTGGATGAAGCTGACCGAATGTTGGACATGGGTTTCGAGCCCCAAATTCGTAAAGTCATGTACTTGATTAGACCAACCAGACACACAGTAATGACCAGCGCCACTTGGCCGTTGGGTGTTAGAAGATTGGCCGATTCGTACATGAAAGACCCAGTGCAAGTTTACGTTGGCTCTTTGGATTTAGCGGCCACTCATACAGTTtcgcaaaaaattataatggtaAAGGATGATGATGAAAAGATGGCAATG GTTATGGATTTCATCCGTAATTTAACCccagaacaaaaaattatagtattttgTGGCAAAAAAGCTATGGCTATTGAGCTAACTTGCGAGATTAATCTGAACGGTATTAGATGCCAGGCTTTGCATGGTGATAGAGAACAGGTTGACAGAGAACAAGCTCTTCTTGATATTACATCTGGAGAAGTACAGATTTTAATTGCGACTGATTTGGCCTCCAGAGGCTTGGACATTGATAACATTAC acatgttattaattttgatttcccTCGCAATATTGAGGAATACGTTCACAGAGTTGGCCGAACTGGCAGAGCCGGTCGTTTTGGTGAAAGTATTAGTTATTTCACGAGGTCTGATTGGGGATCAGCTAAAGAACTGATAGCTATTTTGGAGGAAGCTAACCAG GATATTCCGGAGGAATTATATAGTATGTCTACAAGATACGAAGTATGGAAGAAGAAGAAGGATGCTGATAGGCCCAGAGGCGGTGGACGTCGTGGCGGCTTCGGCGGAGGTGGAGGAGGGGGTGGAGGAAGTAAATGGTATTAA